The following are from one region of the Harpia harpyja isolate bHarHar1 chromosome 4, bHarHar1 primary haplotype, whole genome shotgun sequence genome:
- the EDNRB gene encoding endothelin receptor type B, whose amino-acid sequence MPAARPRRLPALLLLLLLQLLGGRAAAEGDGSLRPPAPGRQSPPAVADAFPPTAGTPALRGAEPNASRPAALPKGGGGAAGGRPRSASPPMCTGQTEIKETFKYINTVVSCLVFVLGIIGNSTLLRIIYKNKCMRNGPNILIASLALGDLLHIIIDIPINVYKLLAEDWPFGVEMCKLVPFIQKASVGITVLSLCALSIDRYRAVASWSRIKGIGVPKWTAVEIVLIWVISVILAVPEAIAFDMITMEYRGKDLRICLLHPTQKTSFMMFYKQAKDWWLFSFYFCLPLAITAFFYTLMTCEMLRKKSGMQIALNDHLKQRREVAKTVFCLVLVFALCWLPLHLSRILKLTIYDQKDPNRCELLSFFLVMDYIGINMASLNSCINPIALYLVSKRFQNCFKSCLCCWCQSKDLLSLEERQSCLKFKANDHGYDNFRSSNKYSSS is encoded by the exons AtgcccgccgcccggccgcggcggctgcccgccctcctcctcctcctcctgctgcagctcctcggcggccgcgccgccgccgagGGCGACGGCTCCCtgcgcccgccggccccgggcaggCAGAGCCCGCCGGCGGTGGCCGACGCCTTCCCCCCGACGGCCGGGACCCCCGCGCTGCGGGGCGCCGAGCCCAACGCCTCCCGCCCGGCCGCGCTGcccaagggcggggggggggcggctggcgGGCGGCCGCGCTCGGCCTCGCCCCCCATGTGCACCGGGCAAACTGAGATCAAGGAGACTTTCAAGTACATCAACACGGTGGTCTCCTGCCTCGTCTTCGTCCTGGGCATCATCGGCAACTCCACGCTGCTGCGGATCATCTACAAGAACAAGTGCATGAGGAACGGCCCCAACATCCTCATCGCCAGCCTGGCCCTGGGCGACCTGCTTCACATCATCATCGACATCCCCATCAACGTCTACAAG ctgcTTGCAGAGGACTGGCCCTTCGGTGTCGAAATGTGCAAATTAGTACCCTTCATTCAAAAGGCATCAGTGGGCATCACAGTGCTGAGTTTATGTGCCCTCAGTATAGATAG ATACCGAGCAGTTGCTTCTTGGAGTCGCATTAAAGGAATTGGAGTGCCAAAGTGGACTGCTGTTGAAATTGTACTGATCTGGGTCATATCGGTGATATTGGCTGTTCCAGAAGCTATTGCATTTGACATGATTACGATGGAGTACAGAGGAAAGGATCTTAGAATCTGCCTGCTTCACCCCACACAGAAAACATCCTTTATGATG tTTTACAAGCAAGCTAAAGACTGGTGGCTGTTTAGTTTTTACTTCTGCTTGCCACTGGCTATCACAGCATTTTTCTATACTCTCATGACCTGTGAGATGTTACGAAAGAAAAGTGGGATGCAGATTGCTTTAAATGACCACTTAAAACAG agacgtgAGGTGGCCAAAACCGTGTTCTGTCTGGTACTTGTTTTTGCCTTGTGTTGGCTCCCACTTCACTTAAGCAGAATATTGAAGCTTACTATTTATGATCAGAAGGACCCCAACAGATGCGAACTTTTAAG CTTTTTTCTTGTGATGGACTACATTGGTATTAACATGGCTTCGCTGAATTCCTGCATCAATCCGATAGCTCTGTATCTGGTGAGCAAAAGATTCCAAAACTGCTTTAAG tcatGCTTATGTTGCTGGTGCCAATCCAAAGATCTGTTGTCCCTGGAGGAAAGGCAGTCCTGTTTAAAGTTCAAAGCTAATGATCACGGATATGATAATTTCCGCTCCAGTAACAAGTACAGCTCTTCATAA